A genome region from Euphorbia lathyris chromosome 4, ddEupLath1.1, whole genome shotgun sequence includes the following:
- the LOC136226564 gene encoding uncharacterized protein, with product MNPYKIIENLVKSGQLLLAAEDRSRGMEREVKVSETLFAEEKIKEMIGYNRGSDYVEVKCGCTSKRYGDTTATLQHFEFTQTANFFSSLIALLALYGLSKDLNLEPKKINFWEMNLRNHPRVQELCQ from the exons ATGAACCCATACAAAATCATCGAAAATCTGGTTAAATCCGGCCAGCTACTTCTGG CTGCAGAAGATAGAAGTAGAGGGATGGAAAGAGAAGTAAAGGTGAGTGAAACATTATTCGCGGAGGAGAAAATAAAAGAGATGATTGGATACAATAGAGGAAGCGATTACGTTGAAGTTAAGTGTGGTTGCACCAGCAAAAGGTACGGAGACACCACTGCAACACTTCAACACTTCGAGTTCACGCAAACTGCCAATTTCTTCTCATCTCTGATTGCACTTCTGGCTCTCTATGGA CTAAGCAAGGATCTCAACCTTGAGCCTAAAAAGATCAATTTCTGGGAAATGAACTTAAGGAATCATCCAAGAGTTCAGGAACTGTGCCAATAG